One Mesorhizobium sp. L-2-11 genomic region harbors:
- a CDS encoding CsbD family protein, which yields MNWDQIKGKWMQFKGRAKEQWGDLTDDDLDRIEGNRDQLAGRIQERYGIAKEEAERQVDDWSRSLT from the coding sequence ATGAACTGGGATCAAATCAAGGGAAAATGGATGCAGTTCAAGGGTAGGGCCAAGGAGCAATGGGGTGACCTCACCGACGACGACCTTGACCGCATCGAGGGCAATCGTGACCAACTCGCAGGCCGTATCCAGGAGCGCTACGGAATCGCCAAGGAAGAGGCAGAGCGCCAGGTGGATGACTGGTCCAGAAGCCTCACCTGA
- a CDS encoding SDR family NAD(P)-dependent oxidoreductase, which yields MTNEFTPKFDLADKVVLVTGASRGIGRACALACAGSGADIIVGVRSAADGADITAEIERIGRRALAVQMDLTDLATVRKAVADAHAAFDRIDVLVNNVGLGPENLAENVTEADFDLTVNVNLKGTFFTTQAVGRLMIEQKSGRIVNISSQAGTVTLKGEAIYCMTKAAINHLTRCLAAEWAQHKITVNSVAPTFIWTDGTRPSLADPDFHAHVLGHIPLGRIGDPIDVAGTVVFLASPAASMITGANLLVDGGWSVA from the coding sequence ATGACAAACGAGTTCACGCCGAAATTCGATCTGGCTGACAAGGTGGTGCTGGTCACCGGCGCCTCGCGCGGCATCGGGCGCGCTTGTGCGCTCGCCTGCGCCGGCTCCGGCGCGGACATAATCGTTGGCGTTCGCAGCGCTGCCGACGGCGCGGATATTACCGCCGAAATTGAGCGCATCGGCCGGCGCGCACTGGCGGTACAGATGGATCTCACCGATCTGGCGACGGTGCGAAAGGCTGTCGCCGACGCCCACGCCGCCTTCGACCGCATCGACGTTCTGGTCAACAATGTCGGGCTCGGGCCTGAAAACCTCGCGGAGAACGTGACGGAAGCCGATTTCGACCTCACCGTGAACGTCAACCTCAAAGGCACGTTCTTCACCACCCAGGCGGTCGGACGGCTGATGATCGAGCAGAAATCCGGGCGCATCGTCAACATCAGTTCTCAGGCCGGCACGGTGACGCTGAAGGGCGAAGCGATCTACTGCATGACCAAGGCGGCAATAAACCACCTCACCCGCTGCCTCGCGGCCGAATGGGCGCAGCACAAGATCACCGTCAACAGCGTCGCGCCGACCTTCATCTGGACCGACGGAACACGGCCCTCGCTCGCCGATCCAGACTTTCATGCCCATGTGCTCGGCCACATCCCGCTCGGCCGCATCGGTGATCCTATCGATGTCGCGGGAACCGTGGTGTTCCTCGCCTCGCCCGCCGCGTCGATGATCACCGGCGCGAATTTACTGGTCGATGGCGGCTGGTCGGTGGCGTGA
- a CDS encoding YihY/virulence factor BrkB family protein, whose translation MWDVAKEAWILLKESVLGFINDNALSHGAAMAFYATTSLAPILLIVVAIAGMAFGNDAARLALSAQMAGLMGPQSAELLQAAIENASNKEAGTLASILGLVTLLVTASGVFGEMQLALNEIWKVKPGGTSISRLVRARAASLGLVAALGFLLLVSLVASAAISALADIINAYLPFGTLILSAINAIVSFALIALLFAAIYKVLPDRTLQWRDVGVGAVVTALLFTIGKSLIGWYIGTSAVASSYGAAGALLVVLLWVFYSSEIFLLGAEFTRAYSVRHGSRSDLEATIEASKSRTEAGGGQHRNV comes from the coding sequence ATGTGGGATGTGGCGAAAGAGGCCTGGATACTGCTAAAGGAGAGCGTCCTCGGCTTCATCAATGACAATGCCTTGAGCCACGGGGCAGCGATGGCGTTCTATGCCACAACCTCGCTCGCGCCGATCCTGCTCATCGTCGTCGCCATCGCAGGCATGGCCTTCGGAAACGATGCGGCACGGCTGGCGCTTTCGGCCCAGATGGCGGGCCTGATGGGTCCGCAGAGCGCCGAGCTCCTGCAGGCGGCGATCGAGAACGCATCAAACAAGGAAGCGGGGACTCTTGCCAGCATACTGGGGCTCGTCACGCTGTTGGTTACCGCATCCGGCGTGTTCGGCGAAATGCAGCTTGCCCTCAACGAGATCTGGAAAGTCAAGCCGGGCGGCACCTCGATTTCACGTCTGGTGCGGGCCCGAGCTGCCAGCCTGGGTCTCGTCGCAGCACTTGGCTTTCTGCTGCTGGTGTCGCTGGTCGCAAGCGCGGCAATATCGGCGCTTGCAGATATTATCAACGCATATCTGCCGTTTGGCACCCTCATCCTCAGCGCTATCAACGCGATCGTTTCGTTTGCGCTGATCGCGCTGCTGTTTGCGGCAATCTACAAGGTCCTGCCCGACCGCACGCTGCAATGGCGCGACGTCGGCGTTGGCGCCGTCGTAACGGCGCTTCTCTTCACCATCGGCAAGTCGCTGATCGGCTGGTATATCGGGACCAGCGCCGTCGCATCGTCATATGGCGCAGCCGGTGCACTGCTCGTCGTGCTGCTGTGGGTCTTTTATTCCTCCGAGATCTTTCTGCTGGGCGCCGAATTCACACGAGCCTACTCGGTTCGACATGGCAGCCGGTCCGATCTGGAGGCGACCATTGAAGCAAGCAAATCGCGAACAGAAGCCGGCGGCGGCCAGCATCGAAACGTCTGA
- a CDS encoding DUF3606 domain-containing protein encodes MAADAAKLYPRHRDRISGSEDYVVRHFARQNGITPAQVHQLIRRYGSDRAKLVAAAKELRASLRPDNPKAMLASGRRGGRFSAGVDGGSGLGRQ; translated from the coding sequence ATGGCAGCCGACGCGGCGAAGCTCTATCCTCGCCACCGGGATCGGATTTCTGGCAGCGAGGATTATGTGGTGAGGCATTTTGCCCGGCAGAACGGCATCACCCCGGCGCAAGTTCATCAGTTGATCAGGAGATATGGCAGCGACCGCGCCAAGCTGGTGGCTGCGGCGAAGGAACTTCGCGCGTCGCTGCGACCGGATAACCCCAAAGCCATGCTCGCCTCAGGGCGCCGCGGCGGGCGTTTTAGCGCCGGTGTTGATGGAGGTAGTGGCTTGGGGAGGCAGTGA